One window from the genome of Moorena sp. SIOASIH encodes:
- a CDS encoding Uma2 family endonuclease, with protein MIQQIQPTTDDIFYPESDGKPMADNTLQFELITTIKYGLEVHFKDDPNVFVAGDLLWYPIQGEPKINQAPDVMVVIGRPKGHRRSYKTWVEDNLNPQVTFEIASETNTIKELEEDKLKFYRTHGVEEYYLYDPNRAKLKGWLRSGKKLEPIPQMLGWVSPRLGITFELVASQLVLYYPNGEPFASYLEISEQREQQRQRAEQAEEALEQAQEALELERTRMKALLEQLKAKGINPDDFDL; from the coding sequence ATGATTCAGCAGATTCAGCCCACCACAGATGACATCTTTTATCCCGAAAGTGACGGCAAACCAATGGCCGACAATACCCTTCAATTTGAACTAATTACCACCATTAAGTATGGCCTGGAAGTCCACTTCAAAGATGACCCCAATGTATTCGTTGCTGGGGATTTGTTGTGGTATCCAATACAAGGAGAACCCAAAATCAACCAAGCCCCGGATGTGATGGTAGTTATCGGTAGACCGAAAGGGCATCGGCGTTCTTATAAAACCTGGGTTGAAGATAACCTTAATCCCCAAGTCACCTTTGAAATTGCCTCCGAAACCAACACCATCAAAGAATTAGAAGAGGATAAACTCAAGTTTTACCGGACCCATGGAGTAGAAGAGTACTATCTCTATGACCCAAATAGAGCCAAACTAAAAGGCTGGTTGCGTTCAGGAAAAAAACTAGAACCAATCCCTCAGATGCTTGGTTGGGTGAGTCCCCGTTTAGGAATTACCTTTGAGTTAGTAGCATCTCAATTGGTGCTGTATTATCCCAATGGTGAGCCTTTTGCTAGCTATTTAGAAATTAGTGAGCAGAGAGAACAACAACGTCAACGGGCAGAACAGGCGGAAGAAGCTTTAGAGCAAGCACAGGAAGCTTTAGAGCTTGAACGAACTCGTATGAAAGCATTGTTGGAGCAATTAAAAGCAAAAGGGATAAATCCCGATGATTTTGACCTGTAA